A single Tuberibacillus sp. Marseille-P3662 DNA region contains:
- a CDS encoding valine--tRNA ligase has protein sequence MAEQQEMPTKYDPGQSEAKWYETWKQNDYFNADNDQSKTPYTIVIPPPNVTGKLHLGHAWDTTMQDLLVRFKRMQGYDALYLPGMDHAGIATQSKVEGKLKEEGQSRYDLGRENFLEVAWNWKDEYATFIREQWAKLGLSLDYSRERFTLDQGLSEAVRHVFVNLYEKGLIYRGEYIINWDPATQTALSDIEVEYKEIQGHLYHMRYPLTDGSGAIEIATTRPETMLGDTAIAVHPDDERYQDLIGKTAVLPIVGREIPIVSDSYVEMAFGSGAVKITPAHDPNDFEMGNRHDLSRILVMDESGTMNDNAGKYQGMNRFECRNQLVADLQSEGVLTEVEEHMHSVGHSERSGAVVEPYLSTQWFVKMQPIADEAINLQSNDDKVNFVPPRFENTYLHWMENIRDWCISRQLWWGHRIPAWYHKKTGEVYVGMEAPENLDDWRQDDDVLDTWFSSALWPFSTLGWPDEQAEDYQRYFPTNTLVTGYDIIFFWVARMIFQSVEFTGTKPFADVLLHGLVRDAEGRKMSKSLGNGIDPMDVIDQYGADALRYTLATGTTPGNDLRFQWEKVEANWNFANKIWNASRFVIMNLGDFTARDINLSGQKTVADEWILTRLNDTIETVTKFFDRYDFGEAGRHLYSFIWDDFCDWYIEMAKLPLYGDDRNAKLMTKSVLCYVLDQTLRLLHPIMPFVTEEIWQHLPHQGETLMRQSWPETNPSWHNNQAVHAMQLLQNIIKNVRNIRAEKDVAPSKPIVLQIKPASEDAAQVIKNNQAYIERFCHPETLDVNPDLEPSEQSVSAVVTGAELYLPLEGLIDIDEELNRLNDELRRLNSEVERVQKKLNNEGFVNKAPESVVDAERQKEKDYLEKRDKVKERIAELRQ, from the coding sequence ATGGCAGAGCAGCAAGAAATGCCGACGAAATATGATCCGGGGCAATCTGAAGCTAAGTGGTATGAGACTTGGAAGCAAAATGATTATTTTAATGCCGATAATGATCAGAGTAAGACGCCGTATACGATTGTGATTCCACCTCCAAATGTCACAGGCAAATTACACCTTGGTCATGCATGGGACACAACGATGCAAGATTTATTGGTTCGCTTTAAAAGAATGCAAGGCTATGATGCCCTCTATTTGCCAGGGATGGATCATGCCGGTATCGCAACACAGTCTAAGGTTGAAGGAAAGTTGAAAGAAGAAGGTCAGAGTCGTTATGATCTAGGACGCGAAAATTTCCTAGAAGTGGCATGGAATTGGAAAGATGAATATGCGACATTCATTCGTGAACAATGGGCCAAGCTTGGCTTATCTCTCGATTATTCACGGGAGCGATTTACACTTGATCAAGGGTTGTCAGAGGCCGTTCGTCATGTCTTTGTCAACTTATATGAAAAAGGCCTGATTTATCGCGGCGAATATATTATTAACTGGGATCCGGCCACACAAACCGCACTCTCAGACATTGAGGTTGAATATAAAGAGATTCAAGGCCACTTGTATCATATGCGTTATCCATTAACTGACGGCTCCGGGGCGATTGAAATTGCCACAACACGTCCGGAAACAATGCTTGGGGATACAGCGATTGCCGTTCACCCTGATGACGAGCGTTATCAAGATTTAATTGGAAAGACAGCGGTTTTACCGATTGTTGGACGGGAGATTCCGATTGTTTCAGATAGCTATGTTGAGATGGCATTTGGCTCAGGCGCTGTTAAAATCACGCCGGCTCATGACCCGAACGATTTTGAGATGGGGAACCGCCATGATTTGTCAAGGATTTTAGTTATGGACGAATCAGGAACCATGAATGATAATGCTGGTAAGTACCAAGGTATGAACCGATTTGAATGCCGCAACCAGTTGGTTGCAGATTTGCAGTCAGAGGGTGTTTTAACTGAGGTCGAAGAACATATGCATTCGGTCGGTCATTCTGAGCGAAGCGGTGCGGTTGTTGAACCGTATTTATCAACCCAGTGGTTCGTTAAAATGCAGCCGATTGCTGATGAAGCCATCAATTTGCAATCAAACGACGATAAAGTTAATTTCGTTCCACCGCGGTTTGAAAATACCTATCTGCATTGGATGGAAAACATACGTGATTGGTGTATTTCCCGTCAACTATGGTGGGGACATCGGATTCCAGCTTGGTACCATAAAAAAACCGGCGAGGTTTATGTTGGCATGGAGGCGCCTGAAAATCTAGATGATTGGCGACAGGATGATGACGTTTTAGACACGTGGTTTAGCTCAGCTTTGTGGCCATTCTCAACATTAGGTTGGCCTGATGAACAAGCAGAAGATTACCAGCGCTATTTCCCAACAAATACGCTTGTCACAGGTTATGACATTATTTTCTTCTGGGTTGCACGAATGATTTTTCAGTCGGTTGAATTCACGGGAACGAAGCCATTTGCTGATGTGTTGCTTCATGGTCTAGTTAGAGATGCTGAGGGCCGTAAGATGAGTAAGTCGCTAGGCAATGGCATTGATCCCATGGATGTAATTGATCAATATGGTGCGGACGCGCTGCGCTATACGCTTGCGACAGGGACAACCCCGGGGAACGATTTACGCTTCCAATGGGAGAAAGTAGAAGCAAACTGGAATTTTGCCAACAAGATTTGGAATGCATCGCGGTTTGTGATCATGAACTTAGGTGACTTTACCGCTCGTGATATTAATCTTTCTGGTCAAAAAACGGTGGCTGATGAATGGATTTTGACACGTTTGAATGACACTATTGAGACGGTAACAAAATTCTTTGACCGTTATGATTTCGGTGAAGCCGGTCGTCACTTATATTCATTTATTTGGGATGATTTCTGTGATTGGTATATCGAGATGGCCAAATTGCCGTTGTATGGCGATGATCGTAACGCCAAATTAATGACAAAGTCCGTCTTGTGTTATGTCTTGGACCAAACATTACGTTTGCTTCATCCCATCATGCCGTTTGTGACGGAAGAAATTTGGCAGCACTTACCACATCAAGGTGAGACGCTCATGCGGCAAAGCTGGCCGGAAACGAATCCATCTTGGCATAATAATCAGGCTGTTCATGCCATGCAGTTACTACAAAATATTATTAAAAATGTTAGAAATATCAGGGCGGAAAAAGACGTCGCACCAAGTAAACCCATTGTTTTACAAATCAAGCCCGCTTCCGAAGATGCTGCTCAAGTTATCAAAAATAATCAGGCCTATATTGAGCGGTTTTGTCATCCAGAGACCCTTGATGTCAATCCGGATTTAGAACCATCGGAACAATCCGTATCAGCGGTTGTCACCGGTGCAGAGTTGTATTTGCCGCTAGAAGGGTTGATCGACATTGATGAAGAATTAAACCGATTGAACGATGAACTTAGGCGGTTGAACTCTGAAGTGGAACGTGTCCAAAAGAAATTGAATAACGAAGGATTTGTTAATAAAGCGCCTGAAAGCGTTGTTGATGCTGAACGGCAAAAAGAAAAAGATTACCTTGAAAAACGAGACAAAGTCAAAGAGCGTATTGCCGAACTCAGGCAGTAA
- a CDS encoding bifunctional folylpolyglutamate synthase/dihydrofolate synthase: protein MFMTRDDVLEALHQLKPHGIKPGTERMTWILNQLGNPERRIKAIHIGGTNGKGSVVNFLSSMYREAGYDVGAFISPYITTFNERISINGVNITDQDLVAAANEVFPYVQNLISTTDLGEPTEFEVITLISLVYFSRIRRCDLVLYEVGLGGRLDSTNVIHPIATVITNVGQDHMAYLGNTLESIAREKAGIIKSGVAVITTADDPALNIITETAKEYHAPLYALNQRFSVTPEDENEPEVDFTFSYGRKVMDHLSINMIGTHQLKNAAAALMVVDYLETFYAILCDREHVYAGLRKASWPGRMEIVSRQPLTILDGAHNPEGMQALVTTLQTKYPDYNVRVLYTSLSDKPNDDMIKSLSGQVQTMILTTFDFPRASQPEQLKNLSVCPDSRVQADWESALNQLINEADEQDLILICGSLYFVAEVRKRFVKTANF from the coding sequence ATGTTTATGACACGAGATGATGTTTTAGAAGCACTTCATCAGTTAAAACCACATGGCATTAAGCCAGGAACAGAACGTATGACATGGATCTTGAATCAGTTAGGGAATCCAGAAAGGCGTATTAAGGCCATTCATATAGGGGGGACCAATGGTAAAGGGTCGGTGGTTAACTTCCTTAGTTCTATGTATCGAGAAGCCGGCTATGATGTTGGAGCCTTTATCTCACCATATATAACGACATTCAATGAACGAATTTCAATCAATGGGGTCAATATTACCGATCAAGACTTGGTTGCAGCCGCTAACGAGGTATTCCCGTATGTACAAAATCTTATTTCGACAACGGATTTAGGCGAACCGACGGAATTTGAAGTGATTACATTAATCAGTTTAGTTTATTTTAGCAGGATCAGACGTTGTGATCTAGTGCTATATGAAGTCGGCCTTGGCGGTCGTCTTGATTCGACGAATGTTATTCATCCAATTGCGACAGTCATCACCAATGTTGGTCAAGATCATATGGCCTATTTAGGAAATACTCTTGAAAGTATTGCCCGGGAAAAAGCCGGAATTATTAAATCAGGTGTTGCGGTGATCACGACTGCAGATGATCCAGCGCTTAACATCATCACTGAAACAGCGAAGGAATATCATGCTCCCTTATACGCGTTAAATCAACGTTTCTCTGTCACTCCTGAGGATGAGAACGAACCGGAAGTTGATTTTACTTTCAGCTATGGTAGGAAGGTCATGGATCATCTCTCGATTAATATGATAGGAACACATCAATTAAAAAATGCTGCGGCAGCGCTGATGGTTGTTGATTACTTAGAAACGTTTTATGCGATTTTATGTGATCGTGAACATGTATATGCTGGTTTACGCAAAGCATCATGGCCCGGCCGAATGGAAATTGTGTCTCGACAACCGCTTACAATCTTAGATGGGGCTCATAATCCGGAAGGAATGCAGGCTTTGGTTACGACGTTACAAACAAAATATCCTGATTATAATGTACGTGTCCTCTATACCTCTTTAAGTGACAAACCCAATGACGATATGATCAAGAGCCTATCCGGACAAGTGCAGACCATGATATTGACAACTTTTGATTTTCCACGGGCGAGTCAACCTGAGCAACTCAAAAATTTATCGGTTTGTCCTGACAGCCGTGTACAAGCAGATTGGGAATCTGCCCTGAACCAGCTTATAAATGAAGCAGATGAGCAAGATTTAATCTTGATATGCGGATCTCTATACTTTGTAGCGGAAGTCCGGAAGCGATTCGTTAAAACCGCTAATTTTTAA
- a CDS encoding sensor domain-containing diguanylate cyclase: protein MSERQTNLLWMIWAVIGPLSFIVVYITNPPVMNGSFLAIMTMAGLLIVSALSYFRVRGTDIIVLQGISIAVFLIFGLFVEMALTQISILIYMLSKRLSREQHYKFPINSLMFLFVSIVSALIYFWLGGDIGMTQNSRTLDFIPILGYVLASFGSNQLFLYGLRWFLIKDRRFFGKDLFWELITIILMMPVGIILYILFFDMGIYGILIIAIPVMTLSIIFRMMNRSYEVNQLLQRSNQIGQQLTEKLEVNQITNLFFQSITKILRVDYLYIIDIDDQGKFSLVQLYEKSPNAVKGGQIKSSSGISWKVGYTGGSYRADKRKQWRHLSKGFLPRTAESVLSVPMRRNNEVVGVITAASESKYVYEKHHLMVLEIMANFLGVAIENARNYEKTKQESERCPLTNLYNYRYFANLLEGHFRNLTADEPFSIIMIDLDFFKRINDTYGHETGNQVLREVAKRLMQIVGQGGTVARYGGEEFVVYLPNAEWGDAFEMAEDIRYRISEEPFLTVSSLEYEEKEWIHLTASIGISTAPEQGEDSVTLIRNADRAMYSGAKKKGRNRVATYTG, encoded by the coding sequence ATGAGTGAGCGGCAAACCAACCTATTATGGATGATTTGGGCAGTAATCGGCCCGCTCAGCTTTATTGTTGTATATATCACCAACCCTCCGGTTATGAACGGCTCGTTTCTGGCCATTATGACGATGGCAGGCTTATTGATTGTTTCTGCCTTATCCTACTTTAGAGTGCGTGGGACAGATATTATTGTACTGCAAGGCATTTCTATTGCCGTATTTTTGATTTTTGGTCTATTTGTGGAAATGGCATTAACGCAAATATCCATTCTTATTTATATGTTATCCAAACGATTATCCAGAGAGCAGCACTATAAATTTCCAATTAATTCGCTCATGTTTTTGTTTGTATCCATTGTTTCAGCACTGATCTATTTTTGGCTCGGCGGTGATATTGGGATGACACAAAATAGTCGAACCTTAGATTTCATCCCCATATTGGGCTATGTTCTAGCTTCGTTTGGAAGCAATCAGTTGTTTTTATATGGACTCAGATGGTTTCTTATAAAAGACAGACGTTTTTTTGGCAAAGATTTGTTTTGGGAATTGATAACGATTATATTAATGATGCCTGTAGGCATTATCCTATATATTTTATTTTTTGATATGGGGATTTACGGCATCCTGATTATTGCCATACCGGTAATGACTTTGTCGATCATATTCCGCATGATGAACCGGAGCTATGAAGTGAATCAATTGCTTCAACGATCAAATCAAATCGGTCAGCAGTTAACGGAAAAGTTGGAAGTTAATCAAATCACAAATTTATTTTTTCAATCTATTACGAAAATTTTAAGAGTTGACTATTTATACATTATTGATATCGATGATCAGGGAAAGTTCAGTCTTGTTCAACTCTATGAGAAATCCCCGAATGCGGTTAAAGGTGGGCAAATCAAATCCTCATCAGGAATTAGCTGGAAAGTAGGATACACAGGAGGAAGTTACCGCGCTGACAAACGAAAGCAATGGCGTCATTTATCAAAAGGATTTTTGCCTAGAACGGCTGAATCCGTTCTATCCGTTCCTATGAGAAGAAATAATGAGGTTGTGGGTGTGATCACCGCCGCGTCGGAATCCAAATATGTATATGAAAAACATCACTTGATGGTTTTAGAAATTATGGCGAATTTTTTAGGAGTCGCCATTGAAAACGCCCGGAACTATGAAAAGACCAAACAAGAGAGCGAACGTTGTCCACTAACCAACTTGTATAATTATAGATATTTTGCAAATTTACTGGAAGGTCATTTTCGAAATCTGACCGCTGATGAACCGTTCTCGATCATTATGATTGACTTAGACTTTTTCAAACGCATTAATGATACCTATGGTCACGAAACCGGGAATCAGGTGTTACGCGAAGTGGCGAAACGGTTAATGCAAATTGTTGGTCAAGGGGGGACTGTGGCTCGGTATGGTGGAGAAGAATTTGTTGTTTATTTGCCGAATGCTGAATGGGGGGATGCCTTTGAAATGGCTGAAGATATCCGTTATCGAATTTCGGAAGAACCATTTTTAACAGTATCATCGCTGGAATATGAAGAGAAAGAATGGATTCATCTAACAGCTAGCATCGGTATATCGACGGCACCTGAACAAGGAGAAGATTCCGTGACATTGATCAGAAATGCTGATCGAGCTATGTATTCTGGTGCCAAAAAAAAGGGACGAAATCGTGTAGCTACCTATACAGGTTAA
- a CDS encoding prepilin peptidase: protein MTEWIQNLLFLIFGSFYGSWLSMVGIRISMAPHHELQYHWMAGREPFLAIPLMAIIGSRFGRLRRLSPLLKRYPLLEGLSGISFFLAYFYSLTLSGFLTSFLLLSLLIIVVSADLAYFIIPDLALLTFLISYGIAFFYDWIQLAQMFWLGGCLPVFIYCLMPKNYRHKLGAGDIKLLSVIGIAVGLTHIYIIMFIASVTALIYMGIQGVRHQSSIHQPMPFAPFIAVGTVAILLFS from the coding sequence ATGACGGAATGGATTCAAAATTTATTATTCCTAATCTTCGGTAGTTTTTATGGTTCTTGGTTGTCGATGGTTGGTATTCGAATATCCATGGCACCGCATCATGAACTCCAATATCACTGGATGGCGGGTCGTGAACCGTTCCTTGCTATTCCGCTTATGGCTATAATAGGCAGTAGATTTGGTAGGCTTCGGAGACTGAGCCCGCTGTTGAAACGATATCCTTTATTGGAGGGGCTGTCAGGCATTAGCTTTTTTCTAGCCTACTTTTACTCTTTGACCCTCTCAGGGTTCCTCACATCTTTTTTATTACTTTCCTTATTGATTATTGTGGTCTCTGCGGACCTCGCTTATTTTATCATTCCCGATTTAGCCTTGCTGACATTTCTCATTTCTTACGGTATCGCTTTTTTTTATGATTGGATTCAATTGGCTCAGATGTTTTGGTTAGGCGGCTGTCTGCCTGTGTTTATTTATTGTCTCATGCCGAAAAACTATCGACATAAACTGGGGGCGGGTGACATAAAATTGCTATCAGTCATAGGCATAGCAGTTGGTTTAACACACATTTACATAATTATGTTCATCGCGTCGGTTACAGCTTTAATTTATATGGGGATCCAGGGGGTTAGGCATCAATCGTCTATCCATCAACCAATGCCCTTTGCACCGTTTATCGCCGTTGGAACTGTCGCAATACTCCTATTCTCATAA